A portion of the Liberibacter crescens BT-1 genome contains these proteins:
- the ubiE gene encoding bifunctional demethylmenaquinone methyltransferase/2-methoxy-6-polyprenyl-1,4-benzoquinol methylase UbiE: MIRNRFGNDSIKDTSYQFHKILGVEKQDLVNDIFSKVSYRYDIMNDLMSFGLHRVWKNAMVVALNPPKSANYHVLDVAGGTGDIAFRIMEASEKEAQTFVVDINDSMLSLGKKRARKKGFFNNIHFIEANAEVLPFKSNSFDAYTIAFGIRNMPNINLVLQEAYRVLKYGGRLLVLEFSEVDVPILDRLYDLWSFKAIPRLGKLVAGDDQPYQYLVESIRNFPKQEDFAEMISKAKFSDVVFTNYTGGIVALHSGWKS; the protein is encoded by the coding sequence ATGATCAGAAATCGTTTTGGTAATGATAGTATAAAAGATACTTCTTATCAGTTTCATAAGATACTAGGTGTAGAGAAACAAGATCTTGTTAACGATATTTTTTCTAAAGTTTCGTATCGTTATGACATTATGAATGATCTTATGTCATTTGGGCTACATAGGGTTTGGAAAAATGCAATGGTTGTAGCTCTTAATCCACCAAAATCCGCAAATTATCATGTGCTAGATGTTGCTGGTGGTACAGGAGATATCGCCTTTAGAATCATGGAAGCTTCAGAAAAGGAAGCTCAGACTTTTGTCGTTGATATAAATGATTCGATGTTATCCCTGGGCAAGAAACGAGCACGAAAAAAAGGTTTTTTTAACAATATCCATTTTATTGAAGCTAACGCTGAGGTGCTTCCTTTCAAGTCAAATAGTTTTGATGCTTATACAATCGCTTTTGGTATTCGTAATATGCCTAACATAAATTTAGTTTTACAGGAAGCATATCGAGTTCTTAAATATGGAGGTCGTTTACTCGTTTTGGAATTTTCTGAGGTTGATGTTCCAATTTTGGATCGACTTTATGATTTATGGTCATTTAAAGCGATTCCACGTTTAGGAAAGTTGGTGGCAGGCGATGATCAACCATATCAATACCTTGTAGAATCTATCAGAAATTTTCCTAAACAGGAAGATTTTGCAGAAATGATTTCTAAAGCAAAATTTTCAGATGTAGTATTTACAAATTATACAGGTGGAATTGTTGCCCTACATTCTGGATGGAAATCTTGA